The DNA region GCGAATCGGCGACCACGCAATCGGCGCGCCGGGCCGCGCGCGGCACCGCATCCATCAGGAACGCGCGCAACGCCGGCACCGCGCCATCGGCGTAGCGCAGAAAGGTCAGGTCATGCACCGTAACTATAGCGCGCCGCGCGCGGGTCGGCGCCAGCGTGAAATTGGGCGCATGAAAGACATCCAACGGCCCGGCCCAGATCTCCACCGGCAGCGGCAACTGCGCGCGGTGCCAGGCGATCGTCAGCAGGCGTTCACTAAGCGGCAGGCGGCGCGCGCGGAAGTTCGGGCCGCACAATGCAAATGACGGCGCGTCGCGCGCCGCCAGAAGCACATACTCGTTGTTCAGGTCGAGCGCCGCCACGCCCGCCACCAGGCCTCGTGTAATTCGACCGATACCACCGCCCTGCTTGGCCGCCGAGGTATAGTCGATGCCAATACGCATTACTGGTTGAATGTCCAGAGCCGGTTAACCGCGAAGTTCCAGAATAGCACGATCAGCATGGCCAGCAGCTTGCCGATCAGCCAGTAGAATCCGAGTATGTCGGTCATCAGATACACGATGCTGAGGTTGATCAGCAGGCCGATCACCGACACGATGAAGAACTTGGACAGCGTAATGTGGTGCTGGTCGCTGTGATCCTGGTGATTATACGTCCAGAGGATATTCCAGGTGTAGTTGTTCAGCACGGCCGCGCTGAACGATATCGTGACGGCTGGGTACAGCATAATGTCCCAGGTGTCATGCCAGACAAAGAGGTGCATGACGTTGAGCAACCCGAGGTCGACGATGGCGCCGGTGGTTCCAACCACCGCAAATTTGAGGAATATCTTGACTTCGTGCAGGTTGCGCTGCACCATCGGCGGCATGCGCCGGATCAGCGGCCAGAGCAGCCGCCACAGTAAGCCGTCGCCGGCATCCGGTGTCGCGGCAGCGATGGCGTGCGATTCGTCCGTCATGATTGCCTGTCCATCCTTCCCAGCACGCCGATCAGAAACCCGAACTGGATGTTCATTGCGTGCACATAGAGGTTATCGAAGGCGTTGTGTGCGGCCAGCGAGACAAACACGCCCAGAATGCCGAACGCGAGGGCGCGCTCCATGCCCCGTGCCCGATGGGCCACGCGCCATGCGTAGCCTAGCACAGAAGCCAGCATGATCAAATAGGCCGACAGGCCCGCGATGCCGGCTTCGGCCAGCATATTCAGATAGAAATTGTGCGCGTGCCCAAGCGACAGCGGCCACTCGCGCAGGCCATACTGCGGGTAGACAACGCCGTAATTACCGATCCCGACGCCCAGCCACGGATAATCGCTGAACATATTCCACGCGGCGAACCAGTGCGCCATGCGGTCCACAATCGCAAAGTTTTCGTCGGTCAACAGCACGGCGCGCGGATCGAGCAGGTTCAGGCCGAGAAAACTCGGCACGTTCGCAATCCGGTCAGCGAGTTCGGCCGGCAATGCATTGAAGCTGCCCAGCACGAGCGTTGCGGCGCCAGCCAGAACCAGCAACGCCGCAACGACCAGCGACTGCCGCGAGCGGAATGCCAGCATGACAGCCGCCGCCAACGCGAAGCCCAGCCAGGCACCGCGCGACAGCGACAGGAAGAATGCCGCGCCGACCAGCGGCA from Chloroflexota bacterium includes:
- a CDS encoding GtrA family protein → MTDESHAIAAATPDAGDGLLWRLLWPLIRRMPPMVQRNLHEVKIFLKFAVVGTTGAIVDLGLLNVMHLFVWHDTWDIMLYPAVTISFSAAVLNNYTWNILWTYNHQDHSDQHHITLSKFFIVSVIGLLINLSIVYLMTDILGFYWLIGKLLAMLIVLFWNFAVNRLWTFNQ